Proteins from a single region of Gossypium arboreum isolate Shixiya-1 chromosome 1, ASM2569848v2, whole genome shotgun sequence:
- the LOC108480682 gene encoding uncharacterized protein LOC108480682: protein MESSLLQWESDPLFSAAEVVQDSADRMESFFRLLLHEKTLLQSDLPDPKLLTSIGYHTRDLATVLETAKWQLEDFERAVNSSARMDQSHSREHVISRHKQFIIAIRGEINDVEKSLEDMELGNPMKNSKWGNLNQQDRDGLALFLSGGNHNEHDVGFDLDPVSASCSTDAGIVANGCGEIEEVNTNGVAYSSHYYGSMKENNLRKVGSHYSIKLGVDAANSCNGNSQDRSLDLEASESKPKSSLHENKFRSSPSQINLFRFFNNLWSRVPSNYTKRLKDGEEVHTPLHIDTSLAAQGQHIGLSSAPGDNSGFLVKVMHLRRRLGACDSRFARFSYLFKLNRRSVQMILTIVFAFMLLGILVSHVT, encoded by the exons ATGGAATCAAGCTTGCTTCAATGGGAATCCGACCCCTTATTCTCAGCCGCCGAAGTCGTTCAAGATTCAGCTGACag GATGGAATCGTTTTTTCGACTTCTTTTGCACGAAAAAACTCTTCTTCAAAGTGATCTTCCTGACCCAAAGCTGCTTACTTCAATTGGATATCATACGCGTGATCTCGCAACCGTACTCGAGACAGCGAAATGGCAG TTGGAAGATTTTGAAAGAGCAGTTAACTCATCGGCTAGGATGGACCAGTCTCACTCTAGGGAGCATGTAATTTCTAGACATAAGCAGTTTATTATAGCCATTAGAGGAGAGATAAATGATGTTGAGAAAAGCTTGGAGGACATGGAATTGGGAAATCCCATGAAAAACTCCAAGTGGGGAAACTTGAATCAACAAGATAGAGATGGCTTGGCATTGTTTCTTTCTGGTGGGAATCATAATGAACACGATGTTGGTTTTGACCTGGATCCAGTCTCAGCATCATGCTCAACAGATGCTGGAATTGTTGCAAATGGATGTGGagaaattgaagaagtaaatACAAACGGTGTTGCTTATAGTAGCCATTATTATGGTTCCATGAAGGAGAATAACTTAAGGAAGGTGGGTTCTCATTATTCTATAAAATTGGGAGTAGATGCAGCTAATTCTTGTAACGGTAACAGTCAAGATAGAAGTTTGGATTTAGAAGCTAGTGAAAGCAAACCTAAGAGCTCCTTGCATGAGAATAAGTTTAGAAGTTCTCCCAGCCAAATTAATCTCTTTAGGTTCTTCAATAATCTATGGAGTAGGGTTCCTAGCAATTATACGAAGCGATTGAAAGATGGTGAAGAAGTGCATACCCCTTTGCACATTGATACTTCTCTTGCGGCACAG GGTCAGCATATTGGGCTGAGTTCTGCACCTGGGGACAATAGTGGGTTTCTGGTAAAGGTCATGCACCTACGAAGGAGGCTTGGGGCATGTGATTCCAGATTTGCTAGGTTTTCATATCTTTTTAAACTTAATCGGCGATCTGTTCAAATGATACTGACAATTGTGTTTGCCTTCATGCTTTTAG GTATATTGGTCTCCCATGTCACTTGA